CATTGAGGACTTGGGCGACGGAATCTACACCCTCCACCTGACTGATGCCGATCAGTGCAAGCTGAACCTCCTTCATTAAAAAAGGGCAGAAATTCCTTTCGTTTGGTTGTTTTCAGGGATAATGTGATCTTTTTACATGTCCATGTGTCACTAAATCAAAATTTTTCCATGTAAATTGTACCCAAATTTCAATTTGCCACTATCCAAAATCGTCCCAATCGGATAGGATTATATGCTTGCCGGATAACGTCGGCCTGGTTGGCCGATGTTTTTTATGGAACAAACCTATCTTTTATTAAGTGAGATTTATTGATTTATGCTTACAGAACGAACTGATCTAAGAAATATCGCCATCATTGCCCATGTTGACCATGGCAAAACCACACTTGTGGATGGCTTGCTGAAACAGGCCAATGTTTTCCGCGCGAATCAACAAGTGGCCGAACGTGTGATGGATTCTAATGATTTAGAACGCGAACGCGGTATAACCATTTTGGCCAAGAACACCGCTATCGAAATTTGGGATCAAAAAACAAATCAAAATGTCAAAATCAACATCGTTGATACACCCGGGCATGCCGATTTTGGCGGAGAAGTGGAACGGGTCATGAACATGGTTGATGGTGTGCTGCTCCTGGTGGATGCAGCTGAAGGGCCCATGCCACAGACACGTTTCGTGCTTAAGAAAGCCCTCGAATTGGACCGCCGCGCGATCGTCGTCATCAATAAAGTGGATCGCAAAGATGCCGATACAGAGCGGGTGCTCAATCAAACCTTTGATCTATTCATTGAATTGGGTGCCAGTGAGGAGCAGGCATATTTTCCGGTGATTTACGCCAATGCCGTCACCGCCCAGGCCGGTCTTACCCCGGATTTGGGCCCCAACTTACAACCCCTCTTTGATGCCATCTTAACCCAAATCCCCTGCCCAAAGGTGGATCTCGAAGCGCCTCTGAAAATGTTGGTTACCAATCTGGGTTACGATCAATACCGCGGCGTTACGGCTATCGGTCGAATTCATGCCGGTCAGATGCGAGTTAACATGCCTTTGGCCCGTGTCCGGGTAAATGGTGAGATCCTGCCTGAAAGTGTTCGCTATTTAAACACCTATGAAGGATTGGCTCAGGTCGCCGTTGATTCCGCTCAAGCGGGAGATATCGTTGTCCTGGCTGGGTTGGAAGGGATTGCCATTGGTGAAACCCTGACCGACCCGGAGCACCCTGAACCCTTGCCGCCTATTCAGGTTGAAGAACCTACTGTGCATATGACCTTTGGAGTCAACACGTCACCTTTTACCGGACGTGAGGGCCAATGGGGCACCTCCCGAAAATTGCGCCAGCGTCTTTTTGATGAACTGCGCACTAATGTGGCCCTGAAAGTGGCCGAAGGCGAAAGTCCAGATACTTTCCTGGTTTCCGGAAGAGGCGAGCTTCATCTCGCCATTCTGATTGAAACCTTGCGTCGGGAAGGGTACGAATTCCAGGTGTCGAAGCCTGATGTAATCCTGAAGCAGGATGGCGAAGGCAGAACACTGGAGCCTTTCGAAGATGTATTTATCGAGACCAGTCCGGATACAGTTGGCGTGGTCGTTGAGATGTTGGGAACACGGCGTGGCGTCATGAAAAATATGGTTAACACCACGACCGGCACCGTACGTCTGGAATTCCTGGTGCCAACCCGCGGTCTGCTGGGCTTTCGATCTCACTTTCTATCAGCCACTCGCGGCGAAGGTGTCATCCATACACTCTTTCATGGCTATTTACCGCATGCCGGGGAAATCAGCGAGCGCGCATCCGGCTCCCTGGTTGCCTTCGAGACAGGTATGACAACCACCTTTGGCCTAAAGAATGCTGAAGAACGGGGAATTTTGTTCTACGGAGCCGGTACGGCAGTTTATGCCGGTATGGTGGTTGGAAAATATCAGCGTCCCGGTGATCTGGATATTAATGTCTGCAAGAAGAAAGAGCTCACCAATATGCGAGCAGCCAATGCAGATAAAGAAATCCGATTAACGACCCCCACACACTTGAGCCTTGAAGAAGCCATCGAGTATCTGGGCAAGGATGAACTTTTAGAAGTTACCCCGCTTGCATATCGTATCCGTAAACAATTGCTTGACGCTCGGGAGCGTGGACGACTTAGCAAAACAGCCAGAAAAGCAGAGCTTGAGGTGGAAAATTAAGCTGGAGACTTTCATGCTACATTGAACTTCTCTCTTTTGCAAGAAGTGTTTGCTTAAATAAATAAAAAGAGACCTCCGGTTGGAGATCTCTTTTTTTGATTAATTACTGGCTGGGACAGGGACATCCACCTCTTGCGGTAATCCCTCTCCTGGAGACGATTGTGGCTGGTCTGGGACGGCGTCCGGGATTTCCGTTTCCAGTTTGCGGACTCTCGGATTGGCATAGGCCAGACCGGTGACAAAGAACAGGATGATCCCGCTGGTGATCAGCATTAACCCGATCCCTCGGGTTGGTCCGACCCCAATCCAGCGACCCACAAAAGTACTCGCCAGCTTCCCGCCTTCAACCAGCAAGGGGTTGAAGACATGATCCGCCAAAAAACCACTGAGCAGGAAAGCGATTGGCATCATAGACATGCTGATCATACTGCGGGTGGCCATCACCCGACCCTGGATTTCCGGGGCGACCTTGGTTGCAAACATGGCTGAACTGGCGCTGCTTCCGAAGGGCGAGAAAAACATCACCACAAACAAACCCGCGCCGATCAGGGCTACTGAAGGTTGGCTGCCAGCGAGGAAAAATCCAAGCGTTGAGAGCAAGATGAACACCATGATGAATACGACCCGATTCTTCTTAACGCCACCCCAGACGCTCATCACCAGGCTGCCCGCCAACATCCCCACCCCGAGGAAGGTCTGCACGACACCAAGGCTGGTGGCGGAACCGATCGCCAGAACCAGAGGACCGATCATCACTGCCGAAATGTTCAGGAAGAAATTGACCAGGGCAAAATACCACAGGAGACCCATCAAGCCGGGGCGGTCCTTCAGGTAACCCCATCCAAATGCCACATCCTTCCAGACGGAATGCTTTTCCTTGGAGATCTCCATCGTATTCTCCGGCTGGGGAATATGAACCAAAATCAGCGTTATCAGGGCAAACAGAAAAGTACCGATATCAATAATAATGATCCCCGCCATTCCAATTGTGGTCAACAGCGCTCCCGCCAGGATGGGGGTCAGAATGGTTTGAATGGCATCTCCCATCTGGATCAGACTGTTGGCACGGGTGAGTTGCTCCTTAGGCACCATCATCACAATCGAAGCGGAATAGGCCGGCTGCTGGAAGGCACCAAAGACCGCTTCCAAACAGCTAATCAGGTAGATCATCCAGACTTCCATGGTTCCGGTCAACAACAGTGCAGCCGTTGCCAGTGTGACCAATCCGGCCAGCGAATCCGAGACCAGCATGATCATCTTGCGGTTCCAGCGGTCACTCACCGCACCGGCTATGGGAGATAGCAAGATTCGAGGCAGCACACTGAACAGAGCCGTCATGGCAAAAGGCGTGGCTTGCCCTGTTTGGTCATAGATCCAGACTGCGAGGGCAAAGCCGATCAACCCGGAGCCGATCAGTGAGGTGACCTGCCCCACCAGGACGATGAGGAAGGTCCGCATACTTTTCAAAGAGTTATTTTTCTTATTTATTTTCTTCATCTTTTTCATCATTCTCATAGTAGAAACTTGGGTAAAGGAAATAAGCTGCACTATAAACTCTGGCATCTGGATCGGAGGGCTTTGCCTCTGGTAAAGCTTCAAATTCTTCCAGAAGATCCTTGAACCGCTGACTCATTTTCTTAAAGTCTTCATCTTTGAGCCGCCTCTTTTTCCGGATAATTGAGATCTCGCTTGATTTTCCACCTTCCTCTTTATCAGATGAGAAATCCAATGCTTGTAGGCTTCGAACGATATCCTCTTTTGTCGCTTCCAGAGCAGCGACGATCATACGATTAATGTCTTCAGCGATAATGCCGGGATTTGTGTTGACAATATCCTGATCGACCATGATTTCTTTGGCTGTAGTCCAGTAGTATTTCTCGATAATGTTATTGATAGTCTGGGTTCGAACCACTTTGATCAACCCGGTGGACTCCAACATGTTGAAATGGTAATAAAGCCGGTTGCTGGTCATACCCAATTGGTCTGCTACAAACTTAACAGTCTGCGGTTGTTCTCCCAAAATCTCAATGATCTGAATCCGCAGAGGGTCTGTCATCACCTTAAGCGTCTCAAGGTCTTTGATGATGAATAATGGCTGTTGTTCATATTTTTCGCCCATAAAAATCTCCTTTGTCGTTAAAATTATTTTTAACGTCAAAACTAGTTTACAGCGATCAGAAATATTTGTCAATGCCTAAAGGAATCAAAAAGCGCTCCATTGCTGAAGCGCTTCAAAGGATCTTCTAGTTTGGATTACTTTTCAGGTTTACTATCCGGGATTTGTTCCAGTGCTTTCCGTTTCTTGGCCTGACGCTTGGCCTTGCCTTTCTTCATCAT
This Chloroflexota bacterium DNA region includes the following protein-coding sequences:
- the typA gene encoding translational GTPase TypA, coding for MLTERTDLRNIAIIAHVDHGKTTLVDGLLKQANVFRANQQVAERVMDSNDLERERGITILAKNTAIEIWDQKTNQNVKINIVDTPGHADFGGEVERVMNMVDGVLLLVDAAEGPMPQTRFVLKKALELDRRAIVVINKVDRKDADTERVLNQTFDLFIELGASEEQAYFPVIYANAVTAQAGLTPDLGPNLQPLFDAILTQIPCPKVDLEAPLKMLVTNLGYDQYRGVTAIGRIHAGQMRVNMPLARVRVNGEILPESVRYLNTYEGLAQVAVDSAQAGDIVVLAGLEGIAIGETLTDPEHPEPLPPIQVEEPTVHMTFGVNTSPFTGREGQWGTSRKLRQRLFDELRTNVALKVAEGESPDTFLVSGRGELHLAILIETLRREGYEFQVSKPDVILKQDGEGRTLEPFEDVFIETSPDTVGVVVEMLGTRRGVMKNMVNTTTGTVRLEFLVPTRGLLGFRSHFLSATRGEGVIHTLFHGYLPHAGEISERASGSLVAFETGMTTTFGLKNAEERGILFYGAGTAVYAGMVVGKYQRPGDLDINVCKKKELTNMRAANADKEIRLTTPTHLSLEEAIEYLGKDELLEVTPLAYRIRKQLLDARERGRLSKTARKAELEVEN
- a CDS encoding MFS transporter, which gives rise to MKKINKKNNSLKSMRTFLIVLVGQVTSLIGSGLIGFALAVWIYDQTGQATPFAMTALFSVLPRILLSPIAGAVSDRWNRKMIMLVSDSLAGLVTLATAALLLTGTMEVWMIYLISCLEAVFGAFQQPAYSASIVMMVPKEQLTRANSLIQMGDAIQTILTPILAGALLTTIGMAGIIIIDIGTFLFALITLILVHIPQPENTMEISKEKHSVWKDVAFGWGYLKDRPGLMGLLWYFALVNFFLNISAVMIGPLVLAIGSATSLGVVQTFLGVGMLAGSLVMSVWGGVKKNRVVFIMVFILLSTLGFFLAGSQPSVALIGAGLFVVMFFSPFGSSASSAMFATKVAPEIQGRVMATRSMISMSMMPIAFLLSGFLADHVFNPLLVEGGKLASTFVGRWIGVGPTRGIGLMLITSGIILFFVTGLAYANPRVRKLETEIPDAVPDQPQSSPGEGLPQEVDVPVPASN
- a CDS encoding helix-turn-helix transcriptional regulator; its protein translation is MGEKYEQQPLFIIKDLETLKVMTDPLRIQIIEILGEQPQTVKFVADQLGMTSNRLYYHFNMLESTGLIKVVRTQTINNIIEKYYWTTAKEIMVDQDIVNTNPGIIAEDINRMIVAALEATKEDIVRSLQALDFSSDKEEGGKSSEISIIRKKRRLKDEDFKKMSQRFKDLLEEFEALPEAKPSDPDARVYSAAYFLYPSFYYENDEKDEENK